From Symphalangus syndactylus isolate Jambi chromosome X, NHGRI_mSymSyn1-v2.1_pri, whole genome shotgun sequence, the proteins below share one genomic window:
- the GPR50 gene encoding melatonin-related receptor, whose amino-acid sequence MGPTLAVPTPYGCIGCKLPQPDYPPALIIFMFCVMVITIVVDLIGNSMVILAVTKNKKLRNSGNIFVVSLSVADMLVAIYPYPLMLHAMSIGGWDLSQLQCQLVGFITGLSVVGSIFNIVAIAINRYCYICHSLQYERIFSVRNTCIYLVVTWIMTVLAVLPNMYIGTIEYDPRTYTCIFNYLNNPVFTVTIVCIHFVLPLLVVGFCYVRIWTKVLAARDPAGQNPGNQLAEVRNFLTMFVIFLLFAVCWCPINVLTVLVAVSPKEMAGKIPNWLYLAAYFIAYFNSCLNAVIYGLLNENFRREYWTIFHAMRHPIIFFSGLISDIREMQEARTLARARAHAHDQAREQALEQDHAHACPAVEETPMNVRNVPLPGDAAAGHPDHASGHPKPHSRSSSAYRKSASTHHKSVFSHSNAASVHLKPVSGHSKPASGHPKSATVYPKPASVHFKADSVHFKPASVHFKGDSVRFKPDSVHFKPASSNPKPITGHHVSAGSHSKSAFSAATSHPKPTTGHIKPATSHAEPTTANYPKPATTSHPEPAAADHPELSASHCPEIPAIAHPESNDSDLPESASSPAAGPTKPAASQLEPDTIADLPDPTVVMTNTNDYHDVVVIDVEDDPDEMAV is encoded by the exons ATGGGGCCTACCCTAGCGGTTCCCACCCCGTATGGCTGTATTGGCTGTAAGCTACCCCAGCCAGACTACCCACCGGCTCTAATCATCTTTATGTTCTGCGTGATGGTTATCACCATCGTTGTAGACCTAATCGGCAACTCCATGGTCATTTTGGCTGTGACGAAGAACAAGAAGCTCCGGAATTCTG GCAACATCTTCGTGGTCAGTCTCTCTGTGGCGGATATGCTGGTGGCCATCTACCCATACCCTTTGATGCTGCATGCCATGTCCATTGGGGGCTGGGATCTGAGCCAGTTACAGTGCCAGCTGGTCGGGTTCATCACAGGGCTGAGTGTGGTTGGCTCCATCTTTAACATCGTGGCAATCGCCATCAACCGTTACTGCTACATCTGCCACAGCCTTCAGTATGAGCGGATCTTCAGTGTGCGCAATACCTGCATCTACCTGGTCGTCACCTGGATCATGAccgtcctggctgtcctgccAAACATGTACATTGGCACCATCGAGTACGATCCTCGCACCTACACCTGCATCTTCAACTATCTGAACAACCCTGTCTTCACTGTGACCATCGTCTGCATCCACTTCGTCCTCCCTCTCCTCGTCGTGGGTTTCTGCTACGTGAGGATCTGGACCAAAGTGCTGGCGGCCCGTGACCCTGCAGGGCAGAATCCTGGCAACCAACTTGCTGAGGTTCGCAATTTTCTAACCATGTTTGTGATCTTCCTCCTCTTTGCAGTGTGCTGGTGCCCTATCAACGTGCTCACTGTCTTGGTGGCTGTCAGTCCGAAGGAGATGGCAGGCAAGATCCCCAACTGGCTTTATCTTGCAGCCTACTTCATAGCCTACTTCAACAGCTGCCTCAACGCTGTGATCTACGGGCTCCTCAATGAGAATTTCCGAAGAGAATACTGGACCATCTTCCATGCTATGCGGCACCCTATCATATTCTTCTCCGGCCTCATCAGTGATATTCGTGAGATGCAGGAGGCCCGTACCCTGGCCCGCGCCCGTGCCCATGCTCACGACCAAGCTCGTGAACAAGCCCTTGAACAAGACCATGCCCATGCCTGTCCTGCTGTGGAGGAAACCCCGATGAATGTCCGGAATGTTCCATTACCTGGTGATGCTGCAGCTGGCCACCCCGACCATGCCTCTGGCCATCCTAAGCCCCATTCCAGATCCTCCTCTGCCTATCGCAAATCTGCCTCTACCCACCACAAGTCTGTCTTTAGCCACTCCAATGCTGCCTCCGTTCACCTCAAGCCTGTCTCTGGCCACTCCAAGCCTGCCTCTGGTCACCCCAAGTCTGCCACTGTCTACCCTAAGCCTGCCTCTGTCCATTTCAAGGCTGACTCTGTCCATTTCAAGCCTGCCTCTGTCCATTTCAAGGGTGACTCTGTCCGTTTCAAGCCTGACTCTGTTCATTTCAAGCCTGCTTCCAGCAACCCCAAGCCCATCACTGGCCACCATGTCTCTGCTGGCAGCCACTCCAAGTCTGCCTTCAGTGCTGCCACCAGCCACCCTAAACCCACCACTGGCCACATCAAGCCAGCTACCAGCCATGCTGAGCCCACCACTGCTAACTATCCCAAGCCTGCCACCACCAGCCACCCTGAGCCCGCTGCTGCTGACCACCCTGAGCTCTCTGCCTCCCACTGCCCCGAGATCCCTGCCATTGCCCACCCTGAGTCTAACGACAGTGACCTCCCTGAGTCGGCCTCTAGCCCTGCCGCTGGACCCACCAAGCCTGCTGCCAGCCAGCTGGAGCCTGACACCATCGCTGACCTTCCTGACCCTACTGTAGTCATGACCAATACCAATGATTACCATGATGTTGTGGTTATTGATGTTGAAGATGATCCTGATGAAATGGCTGTGTGA